The following are from one region of the Alkalimarinus sediminis genome:
- a CDS encoding type II toxin-antitoxin system Phd/YefM family antitoxin, whose amino-acid sequence MSTLTSREFNQDTGRAKKEALTGPVYITDRGKPSHVLLSYEEYKAMTEKKATIGELLSMDGVEDIEFTPGQVTDKAAAAEF is encoded by the coding sequence AATCAAGATACAGGTCGAGCCAAGAAAGAGGCGCTGACTGGGCCTGTGTATATTACCGATCGAGGGAAACCGTCTCACGTACTCTTATCTTATGAAGAGTACAAAGCTATGACGGAGAAGAAGGCGACGATTGGTGAGCTGCTTTCTATGGATGGGGTAGAGGATATCGAATTTACTCCAGGCCAAGTCACCGACAAAGCTGCAGCAGCAGAGTTTTAG
- a CDS encoding tyrosine-type recombinase/integrase — protein MKNPKRNPPSPIIDNLEFIGNPFKVAPQSPNWISFSNAQKDLELSLRFLYSYNGSSATFNSYRRELERLLQWAWQIEKTSILELQREHVEEFINFCINPPEAWIGIKNVARFKKSPDGRIPNKDWRPFVVSVSKEEFKRGKEANIGEYFPSQAAIKATFTAISSFYDYLLQEGEVSSNPVALIRQKSKFISRDQQAPIVRRISNIQWDYVLETAELLADQDPEEHERTLFIMNALFAMYLRISELVADERSTPLMCDFERDRDGNWWFKVTGKGNKNRRVTVCDDMLKSLKRYREHLNLSPLPNINDKSPILPKYKGSGGITSTRHVRLIVQNCFDAAHNRMLKGGLEQDADDLRIATVHWLRHTGISEDVKHRPREHVRDDAGHASMATTDRYIESDLRERHESGRNKRVREI, from the coding sequence ATGAAGAATCCTAAACGAAACCCACCATCACCAATCATTGATAACCTAGAGTTTATTGGCAACCCTTTTAAGGTCGCACCCCAGAGCCCAAACTGGATAAGCTTTTCTAACGCCCAGAAAGATCTAGAATTGTCATTGAGGTTTCTTTACAGCTATAACGGCAGTTCGGCTACATTCAATAGCTATCGAAGAGAACTTGAGCGACTTTTACAATGGGCCTGGCAAATAGAAAAGACTTCCATTCTTGAGCTGCAGCGTGAGCACGTAGAAGAATTCATTAATTTTTGTATTAACCCGCCTGAAGCCTGGATAGGTATAAAGAATGTCGCCAGATTTAAAAAATCCCCAGATGGAAGAATACCTAATAAAGACTGGCGTCCGTTTGTTGTCAGTGTGTCAAAAGAAGAGTTCAAGCGAGGAAAAGAAGCAAATATTGGGGAGTACTTTCCCTCTCAAGCTGCGATAAAGGCAACGTTTACAGCGATATCCTCATTTTATGACTATCTACTGCAAGAAGGAGAAGTTTCATCTAACCCGGTCGCCTTAATACGACAAAAAAGTAAATTCATAAGCCGAGATCAACAAGCGCCAATTGTCCGCAGAATTAGTAATATTCAATGGGATTATGTCCTTGAAACAGCTGAGTTGCTTGCAGATCAAGATCCGGAGGAGCACGAACGAACACTATTTATCATGAATGCATTGTTTGCGATGTATCTCCGAATATCAGAGCTAGTTGCCGATGAGCGCTCAACTCCGTTAATGTGTGATTTCGAACGAGATCGTGATGGAAATTGGTGGTTTAAAGTTACAGGTAAAGGAAACAAAAACCGAAGAGTTACAGTTTGCGACGACATGCTGAAATCACTTAAAAGATATCGAGAGCATTTGAACCTAAGCCCTTTGCCTAACATTAATGATAAGTCTCCAATCTTGCCTAAATATAAAGGTTCAGGTGGTATTACAAGCACACGCCATGTTCGCTTGATCGTTCAAAATTGTTTCGATGCTGCTCACAATAGAATGCTAAAAGGTGGGCTCGAGCAGGATGCGGATGACCTTAGAATTGCTACAGTTCACTGGTTGAGACATACGGGAATTTCGGAAGACGTCAAACATCGTCCTCGCGAGCATGTACGAGATGATGCTGGTCACGCCAGCATGGCCACTACAG
- a CDS encoding type II toxin-antitoxin system VapC family toxin, producing the protein MYLLDTNVVSELRKVKSGKADSNVQQWSSQVEAELLYVSSIVIHEIELGILLAERSDPTKGKVLRKWMSDHVLPTFEGRILPVNKDVVLVSAKYHVPDPKPYRDTLIAATAAVHDMTIVTRNVSDFNLGNLKILNPWEQS; encoded by the coding sequence ATGTATTTATTAGACACTAATGTCGTCTCTGAGCTCAGAAAAGTAAAAAGCGGTAAAGCTGATAGCAATGTACAGCAATGGTCGTCCCAAGTGGAAGCTGAATTGCTTTATGTTTCGTCAATCGTCATTCATGAAATAGAACTAGGTATTCTCTTAGCTGAACGTTCAGATCCAACGAAAGGTAAGGTTCTCAGAAAATGGATGAGTGACCACGTTTTGCCAACTTTTGAAGGACGTATATTACCAGTCAATAAAGACGTCGTTTTGGTTAGCGCCAAGTATCATGTACCGGATCCAAAGCCATATAGAGATACGTTAATCGCTGCGACAGCCGCTGTTCACGATATGACAATCGTAACGCGCAACGTGTCAGATTTTAATCTGGGTAACCTCAAAATATTAAACCCTTGGGAACAGAGTTAA